A stretch of Physeter macrocephalus isolate SW-GA chromosome 1, ASM283717v5, whole genome shotgun sequence DNA encodes these proteins:
- the SGO1 gene encoding shugoshin 1 yields the protein MAKERCLKKSFQDSLEDIKKRMKEKRSKNLAEIGKRKSLIAAPCQIITNTSTLLKNYQDNNRMLVLALENEKSKVREAQDIILQLRKECYYLMCQLYTLKEKLTSQQTEEPAQDREVCPSGMDSSSDSNSRNLLVEDLPQVPLQDTDFPGQEELFQIEEPIPTISQDRLGFDLGSDEDKSTDNVLPRTVSLRRSLKKHVNNPCQFNALDDFGISYLSEQSLELERIRFVDPPVNMHIPENVEQNFCQWNKDQIYLSPRLIHPGRSTKTKEDILEYKLDQTKSKHRAAQGRKREEKRKANKRRKSKSVSKYKGSKSEYKKTVSQKKLHKSVTSRDAYNFNLEEGVHLTPFRQKMSNDSKREENNNESEVSICESCGSGDDSDDLYLPTCKYSQDLTSESDRSPVTRPRSKRALKHRGEKETEDSEPTKTPPSALPETHQSSHFHLKDITNVPLYPVVKTRKLSLSPKKNVESPPVSLRKRRCTASVNYKEPTLASKLRRGDPFTDLCFLNSPIFKQKKDSRSSSKKKKSMKQVQ from the exons ATGGCCAAGGAAAGATGCCTCAAAAAGTCCTTTCAAGATAGTCTTGAAGACATAAAGAAAcgaatgaaagagaaaaggagtaaAAACTTGGCAGAGATTGGCAAACGAAAGTCTTTGATAGCTGCGCCATGCCAAATAATCA cCAACACTTCTACACTGCTAAAAAACTACCAAGACAACAACAGAATGTTAGTCTTAGCTTTGGAAAATGAAAAGTCCAAAGTGAGAGAAGCCCAGGATATCAtcttacagctgaggaaagaatgttACTACCTCATGTGTCAGCTGTACacactgaaagaaaaacttaCTTCACAGCAGACAGAAGAACCTGCTCAG GACCGGGAAGTATGTCCCTCTGGAATGGACTCCAGTAGCGACAGCAACTCCAGGAATTTACTCGTGGAGGATTTACC GCAAGTTCCTCTTCAGGACACTGACTTTCCAGGACAAGAAGAATTGTTCCAAATAGAAG agcCAATACCTACTATTTCTCAAGACAGACTGGGATTCGATTTGGGTTCAGATGAAGATAAGTCAACTGATAATGTCTTACCTAGAACTGTATCTCTCCGTCGCAGTTTAAAGAAGCATGTCAACAATCCATGTCAGTTCAATGCCTTGGATGATTTTGGAATCAGTTATTTGTCAGAGCAGTCTTTGGAATTGGAAAGAATTAGATTTGTAGACCCACCAGTAAACATGCACATACCTGAAAATGTAGAACAAAATTTTTGTCAATGGAACAAGGATCAAATTTACTTATCACCAAGGCTAATTCACCCAGGACGATCTACTAAAACAAAAGAAGACATTTTAGAGTATAAATTAGACCAAACTAAAAGTAAGCACAGAGCTGcccaaggaagaaaaagagaagagaaaagaaaagctaacaaaaggagaaaatcaaaatcTGTCTCAAAATATAAAGGGAGCaaaagtgaatataaaaaaactgtttcccaaaaaaaattgcataaaTCTGTCACCTCTAGGGATGCTTACAATTTTAATTTGGAAGAGGGTGTTCATCTCACTCCTTTCCGACAAAAAATGAGCAATGAttctaaaagagaagaaaacaacaatgAATCTGAAGTGAGCATCTGTGAATCATGTGGTTCAGGAGATGATTCTGATGACCTCTATCTGCCCACGTGCAAGTACAGTCAAGATCTCACCAGTGAATCGGATAGGAGTCCAGTCACCAGGCCTCGATCTAAAAGAGCACTGAAACATAGGGGTGAAAAGGAGACAGAGGATTCTGAGCCAACAAAAACTCCTCCTA GTGCACTACCTGAAACTCACCAGTCATCTCATTTTCACCTGAAGGATATCACAAATGTCCCCTTGTATCCTGTAGTGAAAACCagaaaactttctctttctccaaaaaAGAATGTAGAAAGCCCACCAGTGTCTTTGCGTAAACGTAGGTGCACAGCCAGTGTGAACTATAAGGAACCCACGCTCGCTTC GAAACTGAGAAGAGGGGACCCTTTTACAGATTTGTGTTTCTTGAATTCGCCtatttttaagcagaaaaaggATTCCAGAAgcagttctaaaaaaaaaaaaagcatgaagcAAGTACAATGA